The window CACAAACGCGAAGTTGTGATAGAAGCCGTAAAAGCCACGGACGTGGTTTTCGCCGCACAGGAGCCGCAACTGGGCACCGCCCATGCCGTGGCCCAGGCGCGGGAGGCGCTGGCCGGGTTTAAAGGAAGCGTGGCGGTCCTTTCGGCGGATGTTCCGGCCATAACCGTTGATACCCTGCGCAAACTGATTAACCTGCGGGAAACTGAAAACGCCGCCATATCCGTGCTGACCTGTGTTCTGGACAATCCGGCTTCTTACGGCAGGATAATCCGCGAGGGGAGCAGGGTTGTCGCCAATGTCGAGGCTAAAGACGCCACGCCGGAACAGCTGAAGATAAATGAAATAAACAGCGGCGTTTATGTGTTCGACGCAGGTTTCCTGTTCGAATCCATAACAAAGGTTGGGAACGAAAACGCCCAGAAAGAATATTACCTGACCGACCTTATCGCCATGGCGGTGAACGCCGGGCTGAAAGTATCTGCCCTGATAGCGGAAAATCCGGCGGAAACCCTTGGGGTGAACACGCTGGAAGACCTTCAGAAGCTGGAATCGGCCGCTGGAAGGTAGTGTCCCAGTTTGAAAGTACAGGGGAGATTCTTCACTCACGCTCAGAATGACAATATAAAATCCGTTGATAACATAGTCATCCTGGGCGAAGCGCATGCGAAGTGAAGGATCCGTCTGTTACTTGAGATTCAAACTGGGACACCACCCGCTGGAAGCTTCAATTGAAACAGCTTACTCGTTGGATTATACTGAAACGCTATTATCCAGAACGGAACAAACTATAAAGCATGAAAGCTCTTGTATTGGCAGGCGGCAGAGGCGGGAACATGGCTCCCTTCTCCGAGACGCGCCCCAACCCCATGATTCCCGTGGCGGGGCGGTATGTTATCGATCACACTCTGGCGATGTTGAAGAACGCCGGGGTGAGCCATGTTTACATGGTCATCGGCCACAACAAGGAGAAAATAAGGGAACACCTCACAAATAACCCGCCGCCTGGGATGTCCATGAACTTTGTGGACCAGGGCAAGCCCAACGGCATCGGCGGCGCTATATTAAAAGCCAAAGACAAATTCGCCCCCGGCGACCATTTTCTGCTGGTTTACGCGGACACAATAACCACCAGCAACATATTCTCCGTAACCAACCAGACATACGGGTTGCATAACGAGCCTACGGCGGCCATCTGCCTTACGAAGTCATCGGAGAAATACGGCAACGTTTATCTTGGGCCCGACGCGAAGATAACAAGGATAATCGAAAAACCCAGCATCCGCGAGGGCTTGGCCAACTATGTGCTGGCTGGGGTTTTCGTGCTACCGGCCACATTCTTCGACTATCTGCAAGCGGCCAAAGGCGACATGGAAACGGCGCTCAAGGCGCTGATAAAAAAACAATCCCTTCGCGCCTCCATCTGGGAGGACGATTGGCTGGATATGGCCTATCCGTGGGACGCGCTTACCGCCAACCGCGCGATAATGGACACCTGGAAGGACGCGCGGATAC of the Nitrospinota bacterium genome contains:
- a CDS encoding NTP transferase domain-containing protein, encoding MSEAKLLAVVVMAGGKGVRMKSELPKALAMFKGRPMLSSVLDTARALTPDKIVVIVGHKREVVIEAVKATDVVFAAQEPQLGTAHAVAQAREALAGFKGSVAVLSADVPAITVDTLRKLINLRETENAAISVLTCVLDNPASYGRIIREGSRVVANVEAKDATPEQLKINEINSGVYVFDAGFLFESITKVGNENAQKEYYLTDLIAMAVNAGLKVSALIAENPAETLGVNTLEDLQKLESAAGR
- a CDS encoding NTP transferase domain-containing protein, translating into MKALVLAGGRGGNMAPFSETRPNPMIPVAGRYVIDHTLAMLKNAGVSHVYMVIGHNKEKIREHLTNNPPPGMSMNFVDQGKPNGIGGAILKAKDKFAPGDHFLLVYADTITTSNIFSVTNQTYGLHNEPTAAICLTKSSEKYGNVYLGPDAKITRIIEKPSIREGLANYVLAGVFVLPATFFDYLQAAKGDMETALKALIKKQSLRASIWEDDWLDMAYPWDALTANRAIMDTWKDARIHQSVALQGASLKGPVYVSEGVEIRPGAVLEGPAYIGPNCFIGHNALVRPYTCIGANSVIGHGTELKNCILFSGVKVGGLCFIGDSVIGENVDIGAGVMTINQRMETRDIRVKIGKAAISAGLEKLGAFVGDGAVIGASNTIASGVVVEAGKVINHNCSVK